In the genome of Tannockella kyphosi, one region contains:
- a CDS encoding ribonuclease J, producing MKKDNIRILPLGGQAELGKSMYCIEINDKIIILDAGFRFPEIDKLGVDIIIPSYDYLIENKKKVKAIIISHGHDDVMAGLPYVLQVVNVPVYAPNLTADLIEQMMDRYNRHNSKINYKLNRVKRNGSITIDGIPIEFFPVTHSIPGSVGIAIWTSEGYIVYTGEFIIDFGAPEGFGCDIQKMMEIAKKGVLAMLVESSYATKDGYTSPKHKLTPLIENIFEETEGRMIISTYAQNIFRTKEILELARKYNRRVVFYGRDKYDSTNSIVRIGQKLKKAIIDISPDIIAFKGDINKPGVKEKLVVMLTGSPRTIYHDICDIIDGGDEFLKLEKDDTFIVASPVLPGTEKIATRAQNELYKTDSKIHLLKSKSLYSMHASQEDIKVLIQIFNPTYFIPVKGEYQHFVANMKIAKGMNIADENIVILDNGERITFKDGKLAGFRDAIEVEDVMIDGIGVGDVGEKVIDDRIQLSNDGVVIIGLTIDSKTKDIVTTTDVQSRGFIYLRDSEYIIRTIIEMSEEQIATLKKDPKLEVVEIRQIIKDKVSRYISKETGKRPVILPVVIEV from the coding sequence ATGAAAAAAGACAACATTCGTATCTTGCCTCTAGGAGGGCAAGCGGAGTTAGGGAAGAGTATGTATTGTATTGAAATTAATGATAAAATCATTATATTAGATGCTGGATTTAGATTCCCTGAAATTGATAAATTAGGAGTAGATATTATTATTCCTAGTTATGATTATTTAATTGAAAATAAGAAAAAGGTAAAAGCTATTATTATTAGTCATGGTCATGATGATGTAATGGCAGGATTACCTTATGTATTACAAGTCGTAAATGTTCCAGTTTATGCACCAAATTTAACAGCTGATTTAATTGAACAAATGATGGATCGTTATAATCGTCATAATTCAAAAATTAATTATAAATTAAACCGTGTTAAACGTAATGGTTCTATTACCATTGATGGAATACCAATCGAGTTCTTCCCGGTAACACATTCTATTCCAGGAAGTGTTGGTATTGCTATTTGGACTAGTGAAGGTTATATCGTTTATACAGGAGAGTTTATTATTGATTTTGGAGCTCCTGAAGGATTTGGTTGTGATATTCAAAAGATGATGGAAATCGCTAAAAAAGGTGTTTTAGCAATGCTTGTAGAATCGTCATATGCAACCAAAGATGGATATACTTCACCTAAGCATAAGTTAACACCGTTAATTGAAAATATTTTTGAGGAAACAGAAGGTAGAATGATTATTTCTACTTATGCACAAAATATTTTTAGAACAAAAGAAATTCTAGAATTAGCACGTAAATACAATCGTCGTGTTGTATTTTATGGACGTGATAAATATGATAGTACGAATAGTATAGTTCGTATTGGTCAAAAGTTAAAAAAAGCTATTATTGATATATCACCAGATATTATTGCTTTTAAAGGAGATATTAATAAACCTGGGGTAAAAGAGAAACTTGTGGTTATGTTAACTGGTAGTCCTAGAACTATTTATCATGATATTTGTGATATTATTGATGGTGGAGATGAATTCTTAAAGTTAGAAAAAGATGATACTTTTATTGTTGCTTCACCAGTTTTACCAGGAACTGAAAAAATTGCAACTAGAGCACAAAATGAATTATATAAAACAGATTCAAAAATTCACTTATTAAAAAGTAAAAGTTTATATTCGATGCATGCTTCACAAGAAGATATTAAAGTATTAATTCAAATTTTTAATCCTACATACTTTATTCCTGTAAAAGGAGAATATCAACATTTTGTTGCTAATATGAAAATAGCAAAAGGAATGAATATTGCGGATGAAAATATTGTTATCTTAGATAATGGAGAAAGAATTACATTTAAAGATGGAAAATTAGCAGGATTTAGAGATGCTATTGAAGTAGAAGATGTAATGATTGATGGTATTGGTGTTGGTGATGTTGGAGAAAAGGTTATTGATGATCGTATTCAATTATCAAATGATGGAGTAGTTATTATTGGTTTAACAATAGATAGTAAAACCAAAGATATTGTAACTACAACAGATGTACAATCAAGAGGATTTATTTATTTAAGAGATAGTGAATATATTATTCGTACAATCATTGAAATGAGTGAAGAACAAATAGCGACACTTAAAAAAGATCCGAAATTAGAAGTAGTTGAAATAAGACAAATTATAAAAGATAAAGTAAGTCGTTATATTAGTAAAGAAACTGGAAAAAGACCAGTTATTTTACCAGTAGTAATAGAAGTATAG
- a CDS encoding ECF transporter S component translates to MRNKKTKTMVLYAFFIAIEIILVCVPFLGFIPLGFMNATTLHIPVIIAGIVLGPSGGGVIGLVFGLCSLINATLNPTVTSFVFSPFISGNLLSLVIAIVPRVLCGYLSGVSFIVLQKISKKKRLIMFISGIIGSFTNTIFVLGGIYFIFGTTYSQTIGIEVNTLLMYFITVVGIQAVVEALLGSFISCSVAKPLLSLGGK, encoded by the coding sequence ATGAGAAATAAAAAAACAAAAACAATGGTTTTATATGCTTTTTTTATAGCGATTGAAATCATCCTTGTATGTGTTCCCTTTCTTGGGTTTATCCCTTTAGGGTTTATGAATGCAACGACTTTGCATATTCCAGTTATTATCGCAGGGATTGTTTTAGGTCCTAGTGGTGGTGGTGTAATTGGGCTTGTGTTTGGATTATGTTCACTTATTAATGCGACATTGAATCCGACTGTGACATCTTTTGTTTTTTCACCCTTTATTAGTGGTAACTTACTTTCTTTGGTTATTGCAATAGTTCCTAGAGTTTTATGTGGGTATTTAAGTGGTGTTAGTTTTATTGTTTTACAAAAGATATCGAAAAAGAAAAGACTTATTATGTTTATTAGTGGTATTATTGGTTCTTTTACAAATACTATATTTGTTTTAGGAGGAATTTATTTTATTTTTGGTACTACTTATAGTCAAACAATAGGGATTGAGGTAAATACTTTATTAATGTATTTTATTACTGTAGTAGGTATTCAAGCAGTAGTAGAGGCATTATTAGGATCTTTTATTAGTTGTAGTGTGGCTAAACCACTTTTATCTTTAGGAGGTAAGTAG
- the coaBC gene encoding bifunctional phosphopantothenoylcysteine decarboxylase/phosphopantothenate--cysteine ligase CoaBC — MKKTILIGVCGSVAAYKSAQLVSDLLKLGYDIEVVMTKNATKFIQPMTFEALIKKPVYIDVVDKSEGYQIKHIELAKKADLFIVAPCSANTLAKLANGLCDDMLSTTFLACTCKKLIAPAMNTAMYDNLATQRNIERCLSYGITFVEPGNGLLACGDVGRGKLADMEDIKEMIDYCLEEKLLRNKKVLITAGPTQEAIDPVRYITNHSSGKMGYALAKKAFQLGCDVTLISGPVNLKVPYGIQHISVVSASEMLEAVKGCYLKQDIIIKAAAVGDYRAKTVASNKIKKGNQDIFIECQKNDDILAFLGNHVTKQKLCGFAMETENLIENAQKKCITKNCDLLVANDLTTSGAGFQVDTNKVFFITKDNVQELDLMTKDELSKEILLTLSKEN; from the coding sequence ATGAAAAAAACAATTCTAATTGGAGTTTGTGGTAGTGTTGCAGCATATAAAAGTGCGCAATTAGTAAGTGATTTATTAAAATTAGGGTATGATATTGAAGTAGTCATGACTAAAAATGCTACTAAATTTATTCAACCAATGACCTTCGAAGCATTAATTAAAAAACCTGTTTATATTGATGTAGTCGATAAATCAGAAGGGTACCAAATAAAACATATAGAATTAGCTAAAAAAGCTGATTTATTTATAGTAGCACCTTGCTCTGCTAATACATTAGCTAAATTAGCGAATGGTTTATGTGATGATATGTTGTCTACTACTTTTCTTGCATGCACTTGTAAGAAATTAATAGCCCCTGCTATGAATACGGCTATGTATGACAATCTAGCTACACAAAGAAATATTGAGCGTTGTTTAAGTTATGGTATTACTTTTGTTGAACCTGGCAATGGTTTGTTAGCTTGTGGAGATGTCGGTAGAGGGAAACTTGCGGATATGGAAGATATCAAAGAAATGATTGATTACTGTTTGGAAGAAAAGCTTTTAAGAAATAAAAAAGTATTAATTACTGCGGGACCAACGCAAGAAGCAATCGATCCTGTTCGTTATATAACAAATCATTCTAGTGGTAAAATGGGGTATGCATTAGCAAAAAAAGCATTTCAATTAGGTTGTGATGTAACATTGATAAGTGGCCCGGTGAATCTAAAAGTACCTTATGGTATTCAACATATTTCAGTAGTTAGCGCTAGCGAGATGTTGGAAGCTGTAAAAGGATGTTATTTAAAACAAGATATTATTATTAAAGCAGCTGCAGTTGGTGATTATCGTGCCAAGACAGTAGCTAGTAATAAAATTAAAAAAGGAAATCAAGATATATTCATTGAGTGTCAAAAAAATGATGATATTTTGGCTTTTCTAGGAAATCATGTAACGAAGCAAAAACTATGTGGTTTTGCAATGGAAACTGAAAATTTGATTGAAAATGCCCAAAAGAAGTGTATTACAAAAAACTGTGATTTACTTGTTGCTAATGATTTAACAACATCTGGAGCTGGTTTTCAAGTGGATACCAATAAAGTATTCTTTATTACCAAAGACAATGTTCAAGAGTTGGATTTAATGACAAAAGATGAACTGAGTAAAGAAATATTATTAACGTTAAGTAAGGAGAATTAG
- a CDS encoding flavin reductase family protein, with product MAYKKTTIKEFDLNPFDSIGEGWLLITGYKDGVVNTMTASWGGLGILWSKPVATVFVRPERYTKEFIDQTDYFTITFFNGYKKELGILGTKSGRDGDKIKEVDFHVEMIEDLPSFQEGTHMMICKKLYVDSLKQEKFLDQSIFTKNYTKGGIHDMYIAQIESIYQNIEE from the coding sequence ATGGCTTATAAAAAAACAACAATCAAAGAATTTGATTTAAACCCATTTGATTCAATTGGAGAAGGATGGCTATTAATAACTGGTTACAAAGATGGTGTGGTTAATACAATGACTGCTTCATGGGGAGGTTTAGGTATTTTATGGTCTAAACCGGTTGCTACTGTTTTTGTTAGACCGGAACGTTATACAAAAGAGTTTATTGATCAAACTGATTATTTTACGATTACTTTTTTTAATGGTTATAAAAAAGAATTAGGAATCTTAGGAACGAAATCTGGACGTGATGGAGATAAAATCAAAGAAGTAGATTTTCATGTGGAAATGATAGAAGATTTACCTAGCTTTCAAGAAGGGACACATATGATGATTTGTAAAAAATTATATGTGGATAGTTTAAAACAAGAAAAGTTTTTAGATCAAAGTATTTTTACCAAAAACTATACAAAAGGTGGTATTCATGATATGTATATTGCCCAAATAGAATCTATTTATCAAAACATAGAAGAATAA
- a CDS encoding dipicolinate synthase subunit B, with protein MLTNKKIGLAITGSFCSMNDMLEVIDYINKNHGDLYVLFSDTIRKYDTRFNKSSELIKQIERRIKRPIIDDIVQAEKFGPIEKLDLMIVYPCSGNTLAKLATGINDNAVTMGCKATLRNQRNILIGLCTNDALSTSGKNLMQLLNTKQYYFIPMIQDNVLDKPNSMIASIKHLAPSIECALLAKQVQPVFIGDSDA; from the coding sequence TTGTTAACGAATAAAAAAATTGGTTTAGCTATTACTGGTTCTTTTTGTTCTATGAATGATATGTTAGAAGTAATTGATTATATTAATAAGAATCATGGTGATTTGTATGTTTTGTTTAGTGATACGATCCGTAAATATGATACTCGATTTAATAAATCGAGTGAACTAATTAAACAAATAGAAAGAAGAATAAAAAGACCAATTATTGATGACATCGTTCAAGCTGAAAAGTTTGGTCCAATAGAAAAACTAGATTTAATGATTGTATATCCATGTAGCGGTAATACCCTAGCTAAATTAGCGACGGGTATTAATGATAATGCTGTAACAATGGGCTGTAAAGCAACTTTACGTAATCAAAGAAATATATTAATAGGGTTGTGTACAAATGATGCTTTATCTACCAGTGGAAAGAATTTAATGCAACTATTAAATACAAAACAATATTATTTTATACCGATGATTCAAGATAATGTGCTAGATAAGCCCAATAGTATGATTGCAAGTATCAAACATCTTGCTCCATCTATTGAATGTGCATTACTAGCTAAACAAGTGCAACCTGTTTTTATAGGTGATAGTGATGCTTAA
- a CDS encoding type III pantothenate kinase, protein MLMAVDIGNTNITIAIFDEEEIVGHYRLTTKFQRTSDEYGFMILSFLQASNIQIDKIKDIILSSVVPKINYSFVNSLKKYLLKTPIIIGPGIKTGISIKIDDPKTLGADRLVDAAGAFNLYGGPCIVIDFGTATTFDVINEKGEFLGGTTAPGINICNNALSLQAAKLPEVAIEKPPFAIAKNTVDSMQAGIVFGYIGLTDHIIKVIKKEYGQDMKVISTGGLGRLIYNESSYIDVYDPDLTFKGLKYIYDKNIALKNTFN, encoded by the coding sequence ATGTTAATGGCAGTAGATATAGGAAATACAAATATTACCATTGCTATTTTTGATGAAGAAGAGATTGTTGGACATTATCGTTTAACAACTAAATTTCAAAGAACTAGTGATGAATATGGTTTTATGATATTAAGCTTTTTACAAGCTTCTAATATTCAAATAGATAAAATTAAGGATATTATTTTATCTTCTGTAGTACCTAAAATAAATTATTCTTTTGTTAATTCATTAAAAAAATATTTATTAAAGACACCGATTATTATAGGACCTGGTATTAAAACTGGGATTTCTATTAAAATAGATGATCCTAAAACATTAGGAGCTGATCGTCTTGTAGATGCAGCTGGTGCTTTCAATTTATATGGAGGACCTTGTATCGTAATTGATTTTGGTACTGCAACTACTTTTGATGTTATTAATGAAAAAGGAGAATTTTTAGGAGGAACAACTGCTCCTGGTATTAATATTTGTAATAATGCATTAAGTTTACAAGCAGCTAAATTACCAGAAGTAGCTATTGAAAAACCACCTTTTGCAATTGCTAAAAATACAGTAGATAGTATGCAAGCAGGAATTGTTTTTGGTTATATTGGCTTAACTGATCATATTATAAAGGTTATAAAAAAAGAGTATGGACAAGATATGAAAGTTATTTCAACAGGTGGATTAGGGAGACTCATTTATAACGAGTCATCATATATTGATGTATATGACCCTGATTTAACATTCAAAGGATTAAAATATATTTATGACAAAAATATCGCATTAAAAAATACATTCAATTAA
- the dapA gene encoding 4-hydroxy-tetrahydrodipicolinate synthase, translating to MFDIITALVTPFKEDNRIDYLSIHRLMDYLIKEGNTHFVLCGTTGECSCLSMKEKIEYIHYMIQHFKQCRFIVGISSNCTKEAIYQMEQLSIIEKIEAWLVVTPYYNKPNQEGLFQHFDAIAKASDKNIILYNVPSRTSVTLQTNTIINLVKNNDNIIGLKEAGDIKDAVLLKEQLPGFCVYLGSDELLEAAIMMELDGVISVASHLLYKTMEDAARKEAIDYFDYKLKVNYLFKDSSPAPIKYLLSQKKLIQNYLRLPLVPVSNEMSAQLNRVFRSN from the coding sequence ATGTTTGATATTATTACTGCTTTAGTTACTCCTTTTAAAGAGGATAACCGTATTGATTATTTATCGATTCATAGATTAATGGATTATTTAATAAAGGAAGGGAATACGCATTTTGTTTTGTGTGGTACAACGGGTGAGTGTTCTTGTTTATCAATGAAAGAAAAAATAGAATATATTCATTATATGATTCAACATTTTAAACAGTGTCGTTTTATTGTTGGTATTAGTAGCAATTGTACAAAAGAAGCAATTTATCAAATGGAACAATTATCAATCATTGAAAAGATAGAGGCATGGTTAGTTGTTACACCATATTATAACAAACCAAATCAAGAAGGATTGTTTCAACATTTTGATGCAATAGCAAAAGCTAGCGATAAAAATATCATTTTATATAATGTTCCAAGTCGAACTAGTGTAACTCTACAAACAAATACAATTATAAATCTTGTTAAAAACAATGATAATATTATTGGTTTAAAAGAGGCAGGAGATATAAAAGATGCGGTTTTATTAAAAGAACAGTTACCAGGTTTTTGTGTTTATTTAGGTAGTGATGAACTATTAGAGGCTGCTATTATGATGGAATTAGATGGGGTTATTTCGGTAGCAAGTCATCTTTTGTATAAAACGATGGAGGATGCTGCTAGAAAAGAAGCAATAGATTATTTTGATTATAAACTAAAAGTAAACTATTTATTTAAAGATAGTTCACCAGCTCCAATCAAGTATCTTTTATCCCAAAAGAAATTAATTCAAAACTATTTACGCTTACCTTTAGTTCCGGTGTCTAATGAGATGTCAGCCCAGTTAAATCGAGTCTTTAGGAGTAACTAG
- a CDS encoding NADH peroxidase codes for MAKFVCTVCGYVHEGDSAPEMCPVCKVPASKFAKQSGEMTWAAEHVVGVASDVPEDIKADLRANFEGECSEVGMYLAMSRVAHREGYPEIGLYWEKAAFEEAEHAAKFAELLGEVLTDSTEKNLSMRVEAENGATLGKVDLATRAKALNLDAIHDTVHEMARDEARHGKAFAGLLARYFGK; via the coding sequence ATGGCAAAATTTGTATGTACAGTATGTGGTTACGTTCACGAAGGAGATAGTGCTCCAGAAATGTGTCCAGTATGTAAAGTACCAGCGAGTAAATTCGCAAAACAATCAGGAGAAATGACTTGGGCAGCAGAACATGTAGTAGGTGTTGCAAGCGATGTTCCTGAAGATATTAAAGCAGACTTACGTGCTAACTTTGAAGGAGAATGTTCAGAAGTTGGTATGTATTTAGCAATGAGTCGTGTAGCTCATAGAGAAGGATATCCTGAAATTGGTTTATATTGGGAAAAAGCTGCATTCGAAGAAGCAGAACATGCTGCTAAATTTGCGGAATTATTAGGAGAAGTATTAACTGATTCTACTGAAAAGAACTTATCAATGCGTGTAGAAGCTGAAAATGGTGCTACTCTAGGTAAAGTTGACTTAGCTACTCGTGCAAAAGCATTAAACTTAGATGCTATTCATGATACAGTTCATGAAATGGCAAGAGATGAAGCTAGACATGGTAAAGCATTTGCTGGTTTATTAGCTAGATATTTTGGTAAATAA
- a CDS encoding amino acid kinase family protein, with protein MLKVVKFGGSSLKDKKSREKVIDILMNEKDKLVVVVSAMGRYPQAYATKTLESLISTKVTVQENARIISVGEIISSVILSNELQEKGCKALSISSYQAKIIVKENQIKSIDTKYINSLFKKFDIVIVPGFQGIDEQGEIQILEAGDSDYSAVCIGQALGLDKITVYSDVCGIYTGDPHYIYNPRLLNEVSYIQAMNLATHKARIICYKALEQAQKQDGFVIKLQSTFQKDYKTLVSSKTSNHKMMSIDFDYYLIKVEQLIKKDEYFIYEMMNDLAIIKKEDVTKLQANYSIVNKLTKVHFVNCALDNQPICQNYLDGMCIPSNREKDSYYIEKRKEIEELNQLHDIIVRDDRYV; from the coding sequence ATGCTTAAAGTAGTTAAGTTTGGTGGTAGTTCTTTAAAAGATAAAAAGAGCAGAGAAAAAGTGATTGATATTTTGATGAATGAAAAAGATAAATTAGTTGTAGTTGTTAGTGCGATGGGGAGATATCCCCAAGCCTATGCTACTAAAACATTAGAAAGTCTTATTTCAACAAAAGTAACGGTACAAGAAAATGCTCGTATTATTAGTGTAGGAGAAATTATTAGTAGCGTTATTTTATCAAATGAATTACAAGAAAAAGGTTGTAAAGCGTTGTCAATATCCAGTTATCAAGCAAAAATAATAGTCAAAGAGAATCAAATTAAATCGATTGATACAAAATATATAAATAGTTTGTTTAAAAAATTTGATATTGTTATTGTGCCAGGTTTCCAAGGTATTGATGAACAAGGAGAAATACAAATATTAGAAGCAGGGGATAGTGATTATAGTGCTGTTTGTATAGGACAGGCGTTAGGATTGGATAAGATAACAGTATATTCAGATGTTTGTGGTATTTATACAGGGGATCCTCATTATATTTATAATCCAAGATTATTAAATGAAGTAAGTTATATTCAAGCAATGAATTTAGCTACTCATAAAGCAAGGATTATTTGTTATAAAGCTTTAGAGCAAGCTCAAAAACAAGATGGATTTGTCATTAAATTACAATCCACCTTTCAAAAAGATTATAAAACATTGGTTTCTAGTAAAACAAGTAATCATAAAATGATGTCTATTGATTTTGATTATTATTTAATTAAAGTAGAACAGTTAATTAAAAAGGATGAATATTTTATTTATGAAATGATGAATGACTTAGCAATTATAAAGAAAGAAGATGTAACGAAACTACAAGCTAATTATAGTATTGTTAATAAGTTAACAAAAGTTCATTTTGTTAACTGTGCATTGGATAATCAACCTATTTGTCAAAACTATTTGGATGGCATGTGTATACCTAGTAATAGGGAGAAAGATAGTTATTATATTGAAAAAAGAAAGGAAATTGAAGAGCTTAATCAATTACATGATATCATTGTTAGAGATGATCGTTATGTTTGA
- a CDS encoding DUF421 domain-containing protein — MFFLSRLGHTSIGDKMEYINIIILPFISLFVLFFLTKLMGYRQVSELSMYDYINGITIGSIACEFILTGDKEPIRLLVALLIYTTVTILVSKYSIKNRKFRYLVEGKAVILFKNNRIQNNMLEKAKMDLDELLMQCRMLGYFYLNEVDTIILEANGKISVLPKSKYRTIQINDMSLNHQPTSIIQIIVQEGIINKDVLYQSGHHEKWLELYLTKHQCLLSDVLLLYKLENNQLFLYSKEK; from the coding sequence ATGTTTTTTTTATCAAGATTAGGACATACTTCTATTGGTGATAAAATGGAATATATAAATATAATAATCTTACCTTTTATTTCTCTATTCGTTTTGTTCTTTTTAACAAAACTAATGGGATATAGACAAGTAAGTGAATTAAGCATGTATGATTATATTAATGGAATAACAATTGGTTCCATTGCTTGTGAGTTTATACTAACTGGAGATAAAGAACCTATTCGATTATTAGTAGCGTTATTAATTTATACTACAGTAACTATTTTGGTATCAAAATATTCAATAAAGAATAGAAAGTTTCGTTATCTGGTAGAAGGTAAAGCTGTTATTTTATTTAAAAATAACAGAATACAAAATAATATGTTAGAAAAAGCAAAGATGGATTTGGATGAATTATTGATGCAATGTAGGATGTTAGGATATTTTTATTTAAATGAAGTAGATACTATTATTTTAGAAGCAAATGGTAAAATTAGTGTTTTACCTAAATCTAAGTATCGTACAATTCAAATAAATGATATGTCATTAAATCATCAACCAACATCAATTATTCAAATTATTGTTCAAGAAGGAATAATAAATAAAGATGTTTTATATCAAAGTGGTCATCATGAAAAATGGTTAGAGCTTTATCTTACAAAACACCAATGTCTCTTAAGTGATGTTTTATTATTATATAAGTTAGAAAATAATCAACTATTTCTATATAGCAAAGAAAAATAA